Genomic DNA from Brienomyrus brachyistius isolate T26 chromosome 22, BBRACH_0.4, whole genome shotgun sequence:
AGAAGACCTGTTGCTTATGTGAACTCCCTGTTTTAAAACTCAGATGACCTCGACTGTTAAGAAGGCAGATCCGACAGGTCCGTTTGGTGCTCAGAAGAGTGCCTAGGAGTGTgcgtgcgagtgtgtgtgtgtgtgtgtgtgtgtgtgtgtggtacatGGCCCTTCACACACCTagctgaggggggtgggggcagtaaTCCGCTTAGTATTCCAGAACACTGTTCATTGAATTGCGTGTCATGTACTTGCTTATCTTTCTTCAATCGCTATTTTATCAGTTTATCTGTAGCGGTTAATTGGCTGATATTTTTATGCATACAGAAGTAGAGTACTTTCAGCACTCTTTTTTGGATCAAGGTTCAGTATCCTACTGCTGTACCTTCAGCTTTCGTGATGTTATTAAAGTACAGGAAAGTATGCAGTAAAATATCATTAATCAGTTGGATTGCCTGCTGGTCTGTAATCCTTTCCACCTTGTCCTGTTAAAATTTTAATCTCTTTGGCACTGTTAAATACAGCCGATGCATTGATCTTTAATCACTTATGGGTTACGCGCTGCCCTGGGCTCAGTTCAGTGTCTTTAATCATAGACTGTCCTAAAAATAGCGCCGGCACTCTGAAGGTGTTTATTTTGATACGGCCAAGGGACAAGTGGCAAGACATTGAACCTAAGCCAGACCCCTAAGCCTGTGCATGGATAGGTGGTGAAGCAGAGcactgcatgtgtgcatgagcAGCCCCTTACAGCAGACATGGCGCCCGCTAGCTATAATGCTATTTATTTCTATGCTTCCAATCTGTTGACACATGGGACAGTTTCTACATGGAGATTATTTGTCATTTAGTTTAGAAAAAAAGCAGGAATACTTGATAGTGACATCTTTCATCTTTCTGAAACAATTTGACTCTTTGTCTCAGATTGGGATTCGTGTTATTTTGAGATCTATGACATCCAATGCTGGGGGcagttttacccccccccccccatacatcgAGGCGCTGTGTTCATGTGACTTATGTGACTCTGCAACTTATCTAACTCTTTCCAAATTCCAAGACCTGCAATGTCATTAAGCTCGACCTCAGACTCGCAGGCTTCCTTTATTTGGTACGATCGTACAGTTCAGAAGCGTACAGTTGGATTGTTATTCCACAGAGGTCAGTACTGTCCAAATGTGCTGTCCCCCCACTGTCTTCCAAGGTTAGCTGCATTCAGCCTTGACTGACACCAACTCTCTTCCAGCTGGTGTGGTTAATAATAGTGACTTCCTGGAACCTCAGATCACATGACCCTGTACACCTTGTGTCCAAGTGGATTTGGCAAATGCACATTTTCAtggatgtttgtgtgtctgtgtgtgtgtttgtgcaagagagagaaagggattttttttataaCTTTACATTGTCACAGCAGTTCTTTTTGTGGAACCCATTCTACCACAAAGGAAGTATCAAATTTCAATTTGTTTGGTCGCTCCAATCCATTCCATGGCTTAATTAGCTCAATTGGTTGCTAATTACAGTTGCTATTTATATTTGCAGTCTGATTGACACTTCCTTACTAAAGGGGGAAGGCATCTCTATTAGGGGGGGGCGTACTGACACATCGCTGTACAGAACTGTTCCCTGTGCTGCTCGAGATCTTGTGATTTTCACCAAATGCTCTCTAGACGAAAGAAAATCTCACAGCACCACAAACAAACGGGACGAAAGTAATCTATTCCGTGTAAGCGGCTGCCAGAAAGGGTCCGACGGGCTCGGCTGTAGAGGCGCGAAGCCAGAGCCCCCGTGGCGCCGGGTTTCGGGGGAGTCATGTGATCCCACACGCCTCggagcagagagcagctgcGGGCGATGGGAGCTCTTCACACGTCGGCGAGCCGCCTGCCTCCGTGCGGCACGGCACTCTGGGAAGCGGCCTCTCAGACGAGACACTCCGCGGAGCGTCGCTTCCGAAGGGAGTCTGATGGAACACAAAAGGCAGAGGGCTGTAATCACCGCCGCCATGCACCTGGGGGCAAAACATCGATCGTCTTATGTGTAATATCGAAAAGCAGTCTTAAAAAAAAGGACGACTATATGTGAACAAGTTAAGTGTTACTGATGCTTTACACTTATTCTGTAACCTTTCAGAAAACCGAAATGATGTCATTCGAATAACATATTTCAGATATTTACCCTTGTGTtctttttattcagcattttagTATTTAAGTTGTCTTCTTTTATATGTCTTCTTTTATAtttaatgttttcattaaaTGTGATAAagattatctatccatccatccatccatccatccaacctaaCTCACCCTCTCTGCGGTGCTGTCTTACGTAATATTATTAATTGTGTTCCAGCTCATACAGGGCACCCAACCAGTACTTTGCTGGTAATAGGCATTAGACTAGCTTACAATGATACGGTCTCTTTAAAGTCACATGACAACCGCAACAACAGTACGGAGGCCGCTACTGTTTGTCTGACTTTGGTCCCACGGTGACAAATAAGACTGATAAGAAGATTAACAAAATGTTTCTGGTCCGCGCCAGGTAAGATACTGGTTAAACTGGACTTGTGATCAATGGTTTACAATTCCAAGCCCTTTGATAGGTCGCCTTAATGCTTATCCTTGGAGGAGCATAACGAACAGCAAGCTGTATAAATCATTAAATGGGTGTGGTGTGTATAATATATGGAAAATCATCATATGAAAACTTTTGATAAGAGAATAAACACTGTTACGTGCCGTAGAGCCAAAGCAAGGGCAAAGTGTGCTCAGTCAGACCTAGAAACCATATTCTGTTCTGATACACCTCCTCCGTCGTGCACACAAATGCCATTCTTCTTGAGATCTTTAGTAAGAATGGATTTGACTGCAAACGGCCCGTACGCCGTTAAAAATAATCCCGCTCCTGCGTGTCTCAGCAAAGGTTAGAGGTGCCGCGTTATTCATCGCCGGTAGAACGTTGATCTGTAGAAGAACGCCAAGTATCTCGTGGCCTCTGGGTCCTTGAGGAAATGTTCTAGTTCCAAAAGAACCAAAGACTGCGGTATGATGCACAGAATATCAGATGAGAACGGATGGGTGCCCTTTATTCAAAAACGCGGTTGTTGAAAAAAATAGGATCCATCTCTAAATATGACATTAGTGGAGAGCTATTACATCCGCCTATGCATGTCCTTCTTAAACACTAGAAAATATTACTCACTGTGACTGTCAGAACAGTTTTTATTTTGGGAACTACTTTGGGAATGACATATTTTGCATTGTTCTGTGCTGGAAAAATGTGCGGTTTACCGGCGTGTCATCTAGTGACCAAATAGAGGGGAAGTTAAACGAACGCAGCACATGTAACAGAACGAAATGGTGCGTTTATTAAATCACTTTAAAATGtgtcctgaaatgtacacaTACGTGGCAAAGACATATATTGGTTTCACAGTTTGAGGTGAGGAAATGCTTGATTTACTACTCAGAGTAAAGGCAGTAAATTTCCCTTTTTTTACGGACAAAAATTAGAAAAAGTGATGGTCGAAGAAGCAGAGAAAACTTAagtatggtttttttttttacattttttataactCTATAGTCCATAGATCAGGCATTGCAATGAAATGACAAATAAACATCAATAGCTCAGTCGGTAGTGCTGTGTTCTTACACCTCAACTCAAAGGGTTGGGTTCCTGCTCCGGTGCtgagtgtctgtctgtataCCCATCCATCTTAAAAATGCTTATCgcactgtttcccaatccggtcctcggggacccgcagacagtccatgtttttcctCCCTCCTGGCAGGgaactcggagggagcaaaaacatggactgactgtgaGTCCCCGAGGCCcatattgggaaacactggcttttTTTGGTTAAGGTTGCAGGATGCATATCCACTAAATTATTGTAATTagagatttaaaaataatcaaattaaaaatataatcaTATATTTTATTACCACAAACTAATTATAGTATAGTAAAATCTCCGATTGAGAGCGTAATTCGTTCCGGAATcgtgctcgtaatccaaagcactcgtatatcaaagcgaattttgcCATTAgcaataatggaaactcagatgattcgttccacaatgcaaaaatattaatatgaaaatgattaatataaaatataaagtaaaaacacataaaacaaattaacctgcacttcatctttgaaaagaatcgtggatggtgtgagggagacgagagagaggagaagagggggattattttgtaggacgactttcactataattaACGGAATCagtgttggctcactggaatctttttctttttgtgcgacttcaACAAGGAACTcatccaatgacagccgcttttgctTCGTTTTCGATTtcgcggaaatgtggacattgcattgtcgttcAACAGATTAATctcgcactgctacacccttattcgggtgATGCTTTTCTAGTAAGTTtcgactatacgagtgaggcacgccgactgagaccgagaaggggagacgattacccacaatcccaccGCTAGAGAGAGAGATCGAGAACTATCGACTCAGCTGCGATCACGTGACGCTGGGCAGACAAAGTGTATACGTAATAATCGTATGGCAAGACCTCTCTCGTCAACTTAAAATTTATTGAAAaattttgctcgtcttgcaaaactcGCAAATCAAAGTTACTCGCAttccgaggtttgactgtatgttgtttgcaaatgtaatttaaatgaACCAGACTTAATTTAGTGTTCATATATAGTAGCCTACACTATTATCGAATTTTTATTAATGTCACCACTTTCTCCATACCTATGGATAGCAGTAACCTaactataaaaacacacattaCCCTACACTTCAGAAAATACGACAGAGTAGAATACTTTAAACTATCAGACGTCTTATTACTTCTGTCTAGCATTGTTTTGACGACGACATGCTGGataatttttaaactgattaagGGCTTGCCCCTTCTCTCCAGCTTAAACACATGAGGTTCAATGTGACACGGCCGCCGGTGGCGCAGAGCCGCTGAAGCGAGGTTTAGAGGCGTAAGAAAGTAGGTCAGCTCGGCCTCTGCACGTGACCAGCCGTCCGGGGGCCCCTGCGCGCGACGGGCCGGGGGGAGAGCGTTCCTTGCGCGCGGTCTCCTGTTTAGCGGACGGCGAGAGTCTGTTTTATTGCGCGGTCGGCAAAGCGGGGGACGACCAAGGGGAAAAATATTAGAGgtgcattgaaaaaaaaatattctgccAGACCAAGACAGATAGCGCTTGGAGTATAATATTTACACGAAAGGTTATTTGGTGCCTTTATATGTCTCAGTATAATAATACGAAATCTTAGAGAACAACTTTTCCAAAAGGCTGCAGTTTTGTTTTCCATCAACGTGGGGCTTCGTGAATTTAATTACCGCGTGCCAAAAGCGTAGAGACATGAATTCTCCGAATGCCTAATATCACAGACTTGCCAGGCGCGGTAATTAATGGAAACCATTAACATTCTGGGAACAACCGCTTAATACCTCGCGAGGAGGTGACGCCAAGCCAACTAATTCGCTATCGCCCCCCCGCCGGTCCACCCCCCCGCCGGCTTGGCCCTCGGCGGCGCGTTCTCGCAGCCCGGCGCTCGTTCAGTATTCATGAAGCGACGTGACGTCACAGATGTCAGTGTGCGCACATGGAACTGCGAACCCGCTCGGCAGCTCGCGGGCTGGCAGAGCTGCCGTCTGGGAGCGCGGAGTCACAGTCTGCCCGAGCGTCGAGAACCGAGGTAACGCTGCCCTTCCCGTCTTTGGATAACCCCTGTCATGGCACAGATCTCCAACTGGAGTCGAACTCATTCGAGGACTTTAATTGCACGCACATATATTGGTTTTTGAGTCTATTTTGGACGTATAATACAGTGCTTTTTCATTTGCAgatatggagaaaatggcaaGACCTTTAAACCCAACTTTCCTACCTCCGACACACGGTGTTCTGAAATCGCTACTCGAGAATCCGATgaaattgccctttcaccatgAAGAAGGTAAGAAAACCTGGCGTGCTTTTGACGATTGTATTATTTGTCAGAATCAGACTGCCTCGCTAACAGTGTAATGACAGTTTGTTGCTAGGTCTGTCATTCCGCGTTGGATCAAATCCGTTGTGTTTTAGCAAGCTTGCCCGAAATTTCGGATTATATTAGCGATTGCAACTGAAGTGggacatttttttatatatcttttatgcttatttgtaaCAAAAAAATTGAGGGTGCTCTACAGTCTGCATAAATAGTAGCAGATAAGTATTTAAATCTATGATACACTCGTGCGATGTGTTAATTCACATTTCTTAAGTACCTGCTTAGCAAGTTGTATATCGTGTATTGTCAACCTGTTTTGACACTGAGTTAAGATTATGGACGCGTTTAGATTTCAAGCAAACCGACAACTTTGCATACCCAACAACTGCACACATTTAAACCCGCAATTGGGCTACGACCAGTGCACACTTTAATGTTTCATGTTACACTTTAAAAATGTATACGGATGTCTTTTCCTCTCACCCAATATAtcgctataaaataaatttgcaaGGACTTTGGAGACTTTCTGTGATCTttgtaattaatgcattaatacaCCTAGCTGGCCAAGCAAGAcaaggttatatatatatattaacggTTAGTTAATGTAAATATCGGTCAGTTAAGCGCAAACTTTGCATTTGTGCTTTAGAATCAGGTGTTTGTTTACAGCGTGTTTACGACCCTGTGTTTTTTAAACTCATTACCACAACTGCTAAAATGATGTTATTCTAATCATCATTCTGTTTTGCAAATCGTAGATGCATTTGAAGTACCGTCAGATTAGCCAGGCTTTGGCGTGACCGATTTCTGAAGGCGAGAGATGGAAGTGATGCACTTAAAGGGGCTGTGCATTAATGGGCAGGCCGACTAAAGTTGTCGTGAAAGAAAACAGACGTATTTAACCAGCAAGTTACGATTATACGTTTAACACAGTACGTGTTATAGTATTTGAACTATAAAATAATTTGCCTACACTGTGTATTCGATTGCCATCATTAAAATAAGATTACAGAAGTAATCATTTTAATGGCTTAAGATATTTACTATGCATAATCCTGGTACATAAACAAGTGTatcacacacatcacacactgaattagctggataAGAAATGGAAAAGTAAATTTATCTGGATCAGTGAAGGTCAGTCTGTGGCTACCTAATAGTATAATTAAAGATATTTGTCAGTACTGCTGAATCCGAGTGGAAATATAAGGTGTAAAATATCTCTAGATTAACAAACATGTCTTGAAACAGCCGAAAGGGAAATGTATCTCAGCCTCCACAATAAGCCATTTTTTTCCCAAATTCATGGACTCCGCTGTGATCATACGCTCTTTTCTTCAACGTGTTCCAGAGACACCATTGTCTTGGTGCCTTCATATGGTGTTTACACTGTAGTTTGCTTTTCTGAAGCTCGGGGTGGGATGTTCTAAGGAGCCATGGGGTTGTTTATGAAAGGCAGGCCTGGGACAAACAGCAGCCTGTGAGGGCTGGAAGATACCAAGCTGAGATCGCGAGGCGTAGCTGTTCTGCGTTAACCCGAGCGGCCCTTGGCTTCCAGGCTTCGGGAAGGATAAGGAGAAAAAGCTGGATGAAGATGGTGGGGACCCCAACGCACCTCAGTCAGCCTTCCTGGGGCCGACACTCTGGGACAAGACGCTACCCTACGATGGTGACAGCTTCCAGCTGGAGTATATGGACCTGGAGGAGTTCCTGTCCgagaatggcatcccatccaacacCAATGCCCAGCACGAGCAGAACCAGCACCAGCCGACACCCCCAGCACCAGCGGCGCccccagtggtggacctcagcAACCGCGCCACCACCTCCGTCCACACAGCCATGGTCCCTCAGAACTGCTTGGAGAGCCCTCCCCGGTCAGGTAAGCAGACCCCTCCCTGGAAGCTGGGCGGTCCTGCTTATCATTTAGCAGGTGCTGTAGGCGAAGTTCTGTAAACATGAAATAGGCTCGGGAAGAGCTGATACTGGAAGAAGTCACACAAACTACAGAATGCTGAGATTTAAGTACAGATGTACATCATGTGGAGAAGCCTTGCTTTGGATCTGTTACAAGACCCACTTCAGGGCACCATGGTATTCTTGTGGAACATGCTGGAGGTGCTAGAAATGCGAACttaataatttgttttttttgcatcaGCTTGTGAGCGTTCAGAAAAGACGTTAGCTTACTGCCTTCGGCGTTTTCACTTGGATGTCTGaattaatacaaataaaaagtgTGTGAGATGATGGGGCATGTGTCACAGCAAGAGAGCCGCAGACGTCGTCTTGGCAGATTTTGTGGTGCTGGAGCCCACATCAGTGCCCCTGGCTCTTTGGTCTGCACTTATTCTTCCTTTTAATCTAGATTATAGTGAAATGTgtgcagaaaattgtatgaaaaCGTAAAGTTCCAAGTTATAAAGGGCACAGCAGGAAATTAAATATGATAACCAAATACACACTGTTCCTTGTAGATTTCTGTTAAGGGTGGGCTTGAAGAACAACATATAAAACCAGATTTTGGAGAAATTCTCACTTTGAATGACAGCTATGAAGGCAAGGGACTAGGCCGAAAGCTGAAGGTGTGTGAGAACCCAGCTGATGTAGCTTGAGAGAAATATTGGAACGGTTTACTCAAATATTTAGCTCtagtaaaaaacacaatttaacatctaGTTACATTGTGAACAGCACATGCTtgcattttcataaaaaaaGTAAAAGATTCCATTTACAATATTTATTATGTTTAAACACCTTTGACTACTGATGAATACGTTATGGGATTTAACGTGACACTTGAACGAATTGTGTACTATGTTTATTTGAAATTAACGCGTAGGTTATTTACAGGTTGTTCGCTTTATTGGTTTACAGGTTTTAGTTATTGGCTGTGTAGTTTGTAACATATAGGCCTGTGTTACATCTGTGAAAGCCTTTATTtatgttaaattaaattttatttatagaaATAGATTTGATGTTCCGTGATTAAAAGGCATACAATTTTTCAGTCTTATTGAAGTGAAATAATCGGGAAACATTTCGTTGTTTTGAAGTCAGAAAGATTTGTGTAACCGCTATGCATGTGATGCGGTAATTAAACTCATAATTCAGTAGTGTTCGCGTGCGCGCGCGTGTGCATATGCGTGTTGGGGTCGCTGCTGTCACAGTGCTCGCGCTCTTCTCGTGCACACGCACCCTCGCGTGCTGGCGGGGCTGGGCTTCCTGCAGCTTGCGGGACCACGTGACAGACACATGCCGGAGCCTTGTGCGGCGCGCATTGCTAGCCGAGCTTATCGCGGGCGGCGATCTCCGCCAGGGTACACCGTGTTCCCTCCAGTGCTCACATTGCCGGGGCTGTGCTTCTGTCACGTTTACTCAGCGCGCTGCTCTAGCGCTCCTAGTGTTTCTGGTGCTGCTAGCAGTTTATGTCTTTTACAGAGAATGCAGGGCCTGAGAAAGAAGTTACTAAACATACAAACTAGTAGCGGCTAAAGACAATAATTACCGGAAACAATCGTTAATGGATTTCTGTAGGGCTCTTGGAAAGTTAAGAATACAAATGGTAGTTTACAGTAGACTTAATGTTATGATCTTTGCATTATAGTTATTACCTCTTGCATTTCACAAGTTACttgctgtaaaaaaattatGTCTCTAATAAATTTTGTGGTAGTTTAATTCTGGTTAGTCACATTCAGCGCGTCCAGTTTGCTGCTCATTACTTATTGCTGTAATATTTACCACAGTTTAAAATCACAATGTGAATCACAATGTGAATGTTGTAGTTACTGCTGGGGTACTTTTCTGTGTCAGTGTTCAGTGAGGTCACCATTACTGAGCATATCTTAGGCGCACCCAAGAACTATCGAGTGCAAGATCCCCATCCAGCAAAGATGGGCCTTTTTCTGAAATGTTGCAGACAGTATATTCCGCTGTATTCCAATACTGCTAACTCAGGGTAGGATCATAGTCAGCTGTAAGCATATCCAAGGCAGTGCAGGGCTTGAGGCAGAGtataccctggacaggatgccagtccagcacaggcgacacaaggcagggatacACCTTGGACAGGCTGCCAGTCCAGCACaggggacacaaggcagggatacaccctggacaggctgccagtccaacacaggggacacaaggcagggatacaccctggacaggctgccagtccagcacagggggcacaaggcagggatacaccctggacaggctgccagtccagcacaggggacacaaggcagggatacaccctggacaggatgccagtccagtacaggggacacaaggcagggatacacccaggacaggctgccagtccagcacaggggacacaaggcagggatacaccctggacaggatgccagtccatcacaggcgaCAAAAGGTCAAGTTCATTTTAGAGGCACTAATAATTCTGCATGCCCTTGGACTAAGGGAGGAAACCCCTgtgaacacaggaagaacatgaaagcctggcacacacgcacacagaaccAGGACAGGAACCAGACCCACAACAAGGATGTCACCATAGTAACCAATGTGGCCCCACCTATGAGTAAACCACTGTAGCGATATACATGCTAGGGACATTGTTTGAAAGTGtgcaagattttgttttttaataacaGAAGTCAGAAAACCACCACACTGGGAAATGTGAtgcaggaaataaataaaaaaataggtTAAAAATGTTTGGCATGTGAACGATTTGCTGTGTTTTGTCATGCAGTAGCCTATAAGGAATGAGGAAACCTTCATTTGCATACGCTAACGATGCCTTGGAGAtaaacctggtaactgcactgATGTCGTAACCGCTGTCGAAATTCTGACGGCTTTTCGGTTGCAGGGTGTAGAACCTCCCATGGAGGAGAATGCTCACGCCGTGCCCAGCCTTCATGGGAGCAGAAGTCTAAATGAACAGAATGCAGATTCCCTACAAATAATGTAGACTGTTACCTGTAGGTAAAAGTAAAGATGCAACCTAACTTATGATGCAGTGACCTGGTGTTGTGCATGAACAACGAGAGGCAGTTTTTTTCAGGGTCACGCTGGGAGAGTGTTTGCTGGGCCTTTGTGGCTGAGGACCGCACCTCGAGCCCTGAaacagtcttcagcaggtccgTCCTTCTGAAAGGGAATGTAGGGAGGTGGGGTCATTTACAAGAAATTGGTCCCTCCCCCCGTATTCAGAGCCCCTGTGCTATCTTGCAGTAAAGCTGAGTTTATGCATCCaatatgggaaaaaaaaaattcacattcAGTCTCCATGTCCGATTGGCTCCGCCCATCTTGGCTGCCCCCGGGGAATATAGCTAGCATCAGCCATCCGGTGAGGCCCCATGTCCCGACTTCAGCCTAGACCCGCCCTGAACAGCTTGCTCTAGCAACAGGGGCGGATCAGGGGACCCTGGGGCCTCAGTCCGTGGCTGGCTGCCAGTTCCGAATTCCTCCGCGTGTTTCCAGAAGGGGATAGCATCAGGGGCCACCCTCGCCAGGGAACGGCTCTCCTCTTGCTTCAGGCCCCTCAGTGAGATTCGCGGgcttgcctgtgtgtgtgtgtgtgtgtgtatgtgtgtgtgtactgtctGTGATCAGCACCTGCTAAACAGCTTCGCTGTGCATGTTCTGCAGAGCATgagtatttcatttattaataaaagAAAGGTTCTCAGAAATAGTTCATTGAAACAAAGAGAGGTCTGCAGTGCATCATCTGCTGGCAGATTCCATTTTATCTGGAAACAAAATCCGTAACGAACGGCAGCCGCTGCGAATTCCCATCGCTTGCATCGTTCCAGACGCCGAGAGACATCCGACCGGTTCCTGGTCGAGATTACGCGTATTCTCTGGAGGAAGGGTACGGCAAACAATGGAGCACGTTTTCCTGTTCGCAGCTGCCGTGGGCTTTGGCCGTTTAAATGCGGCTCGCAGGCCTGGCGGTGGCTTGGATCTCCCGCTCTGCATCGCACAGATCCATGAACTGGGAGAGTCCCTGGCTCTTCTTGGGACGTCTTTGCccattttaggattttttgtggATCGCAGCTTACTGTAGCTATTAGCGTTAAGCTTGAGGTTAAGTAGGAGCAGGTAAGGAACGCTGAATGGGCGGCAAATAGCGTGTGACCCGGGAAGCGTAAACTTCGGTACCATCCGAACACCATGGCTTCTGCCTGACCTACCAGCTCTGTTGGACAAACATTTCAGGCAATGTCATCCTAATAATACTCTCACATACATGGTTTAATTGGGAGGGGGATTGCCAGTTTATCCAGTATGTACCTTATGATGAGCTGTGGATTTCACAGTAATCGTTTCCCCCTGAATTGTCTAgcaacagactttttttttggcTAAATATAGTATCGATTACTGCGCTCCAAGATTTAATCCCAAAGACTTAAAGGATAACTCAAGCAAGGCTGCAGCGTTGTAGCTGCTCCAGGGAAAGTTTCGCCTTTTCCGCTTGACGTGCTCGTGGAGCTCGGAGGTCAGGATTCTGGGCCTGTCGCTGCTGCACTCGTTTCCGCTGGTGGAAAAGCAGCGGAGTGAATCGAGGCTGTTCTGCCTGGTTACTGCAGCCTTGCGGGTTTCTGTCTTTACTGCCACGGTATGAGAACTGGGTCCCGAACCAGACGCTTGCTGGGACACGGCAGTCTTTTAAGAATTCTAAATGGGACGCCATTCCTCGCCATCCAAAGGTCACACACCCACACGCGCGTGGTGAGCAGTGCTAGGTGTGGCGTTCAGGCTGGGAGGTGCTGAAATCCAGGCCTGTGATATTCCTCAGGGAACTTTTTGGTGAGTTTCTCTCTGGTCGCGTTTGTTACCCATCCAGAATCGTTTAATATCTGCAGGGGTACACAGCAGGTGTTGACATCTTGCTCACGTCGCTACTGAATGCGATTAGGTCTGTGTACGTTTTGCATCTGCTTGTATTGAGATGCAGATGATCATGTGATCAGGGGTGGAAGGACATTGGAGATGAATGCCGCATGATGACTTGTGATTACGTTCTTCCAGTATTCCGCGGATCCCGGAAAAAGGGCCTTAACAGATAATAGTTGTATCTTAAATCTATCTGTGAAGCGTCCTAAATGGCAGTTGGTGTCACTGCATGCTTTTTGACTCTTTTGTTTGAGAAACCGGCcttatatttaattttaaatgaCATTAAGAAGcctaaaaaaatctttaaatctAACTGTCGTAAACCTATAGATTCTCTGTCTTCTACTGTTGAAATCATGCGGTTATGGTTTTTCAGTAGTATGTTGTGGAGTtgacgcgcacgcacacacacacacacacacacaaacacacacacacacgcatacaattTCCATTTTGGGAACCATTCACTGCCCggtaggagcaaaaacgtggaccatctgcAGATCCCCTA
This window encodes:
- the LOC125717993 gene encoding hepatic leukemia factor-like, giving the protein MSVCAHGTANPLGSSRAGRAAVWERGVTVCPSVENRDMEKMARPLNPTFLPPTHGVLKSLLENPMKLPFHHEEGFGKDKEKKLDEDGGDPNAPQSAFLGPTLWDKTLPYDGDSFQLEYMDLEEFLSENGIPSNTNAQHEQNQHQPTPPAPAAPPVVDLSNRATTSVHTAMVPQNCLESPPRSALPSARNTPSPIDPETIQVPVGYEPDPADLALSSVPGQEIFDPRKRKFSVEELKPQPMIKKAKKVFIPEDLKDDKYWARRRKNNVAAKRSRDARRLKENQIAIRAGFLEKENSALRQEVADLRKELGRCRNILSKYEARHGAL